A genomic region of Streptomyces sp. NBC_00247 contains the following coding sequences:
- a CDS encoding LCP family protein yields MSDRPGWTDDSDRYGRGSAAPEPEGARSMPRVQRRPAPPRAPQVPPQPQGRPGYGTPEAPRRDPYGAEGQAAPGYDSGYNTGQVYGTPQGPGQGPGHGPGGGHGGRGGDGGYVQGRPAPDWRRRIKIGALALVVVVLAVSVSTYFWADSKLKREVDLSKVIDRPAEGDGTNYLIVGSDSREGMTAEDKKKLHTGSAEGKRTDSMMILHNGSNGPTLVSLPRDSNVEIPSFVGSESGKRYEGTGRTVKLNAAYAEDGPELLVRTVEYNTGLHIDHYVEIGFGGFANIVDAIGGVELDIPKAFKDKNSGADFQAGKQTLNGEQSLAFVRTRYAFAGSDLDRTKNQQKFLAALASQTATPSTLINPFTLYPVLGAGLDTLVVDKDMSLWSLARMFFAMKGVTGGDGTSMNIPLSGQSTSGGNLVWDKAKVKQLVEQLKNDEKVTVTGS; encoded by the coding sequence ATGAGTGACAGGCCCGGATGGACCGACGACAGCGACCGCTACGGCCGGGGCTCGGCAGCCCCCGAGCCCGAGGGTGCGCGCTCCATGCCCCGTGTCCAGCGGCGTCCCGCCCCGCCGCGGGCGCCGCAGGTGCCGCCGCAGCCGCAGGGACGCCCGGGGTACGGCACCCCCGAGGCCCCTCGCCGCGACCCGTACGGCGCGGAAGGCCAGGCGGCGCCCGGGTACGACAGCGGTTACAACACGGGCCAGGTCTACGGCACGCCCCAGGGGCCCGGCCAGGGGCCGGGGCACGGGCCGGGCGGCGGCCATGGCGGACGCGGCGGTGACGGCGGTTACGTCCAGGGCCGCCCCGCGCCGGACTGGCGGCGCCGGATCAAGATCGGCGCGCTGGCCCTGGTGGTCGTCGTGCTGGCGGTCTCCGTCTCCACGTACTTCTGGGCGGACTCCAAGCTCAAGCGCGAGGTCGATCTTTCCAAGGTCATCGACCGCCCGGCCGAGGGCGACGGCACCAACTACCTGATCGTCGGTTCCGACAGCCGCGAGGGCATGACGGCCGAGGACAAGAAGAAGCTGCACACCGGCTCCGCCGAGGGCAAGCGCACCGACTCGATGATGATCCTGCACAACGGGTCGAACGGGCCGACGCTGGTCTCCCTGCCCCGTGACTCGAACGTGGAGATCCCCTCGTTCGTGGGGTCCGAGTCGGGCAAGAGGTACGAGGGCACCGGCCGGACGGTCAAGCTGAACGCCGCGTACGCCGAGGACGGCCCGGAGCTGCTGGTGCGGACCGTCGAGTACAACACCGGGCTGCACATCGACCACTACGTCGAGATCGGCTTCGGCGGCTTCGCCAACATCGTGGACGCGATCGGCGGGGTCGAGCTCGACATCCCGAAGGCCTTCAAGGACAAGAACTCCGGCGCCGACTTCCAGGCGGGCAAGCAGACGCTGAACGGCGAGCAGTCCCTCGCCTTCGTCCGTACCCGGTACGCCTTCGCGGGCAGCGACCTGGACCGTACGAAGAACCAGCAGAAGTTCCTCGCGGCGCTCGCGAGCCAGACGGCGACCCCGTCCACGCTGATCAACCCGTTCACGCTGTACCCGGTGCTGGGCGCGGGTCTCGACACCCTCGTGGTGGACAAGGACATGTCGCTCTGGTCGCTGGCCCGGATGTTCTTCGCGATGAAGGGCGTCACCGGCGGCGACGGCACGTCGATGAACATCCCGCTCTCCGGGCAGAGCACCAGCGGGGGCAACCTCGTCTGGGACAAGGCGAAGGTCAAGCAGCTCGTGGAGCAGCTGAAGAACGACGAGAAGGTCACGGTCACGGGCAGCTGA
- a CDS encoding acyl-CoA thioesterase, with the protein MTKLVNRSQDESTPEEGDAPGDGGGTRTPREGGDGVGELPGKPTEASRTTLSHIMTGSDTNLLGTVHGGVIMKLVDDAAGAVAGRHSGGPAVTASMDEMVFLEPVRVGDLVHVRAQVNWTGRSSMEVGVRVMAERWNESTPAQQVGSAYLVFAAVDADGRPRPVPPVIPGTERDKRRHQEAQIRRTHRLARRRAIKELREKRAADGIDEN; encoded by the coding sequence ATGACAAAACTGGTCAATCGCTCCCAGGACGAGAGCACCCCCGAGGAGGGAGACGCCCCCGGAGACGGCGGCGGCACCCGGACCCCTCGCGAGGGCGGCGACGGTGTCGGGGAACTCCCCGGCAAGCCCACCGAGGCGTCCCGCACCACGCTCAGCCACATCATGACCGGCAGCGACACCAACCTCCTGGGCACGGTGCACGGCGGCGTGATCATGAAGCTGGTGGACGACGCGGCCGGTGCCGTGGCCGGCCGGCACTCGGGCGGCCCCGCCGTGACCGCCTCGATGGACGAGATGGTGTTCCTGGAGCCGGTCCGGGTCGGCGACCTCGTGCACGTACGCGCCCAGGTGAACTGGACCGGCCGCTCCTCGATGGAGGTCGGGGTGCGCGTGATGGCCGAGCGGTGGAACGAGTCGACCCCCGCCCAGCAGGTCGGCAGCGCCTACCTCGTCTTCGCCGCCGTCGACGCGGACGGCCGCCCCCGTCCCGTACCGCCGGTCATCCCCGGCACCGAGCGCGACAAGCGGCGCCACCAGGAGGCCCAGATCCGCCGTACGCACCGGCTGGCCCGGCGTCGAGCGATCAAGGAACTGCGCGAGAAGCGCGCCGCGGACGGCATCGACGAGAACTGA
- a CDS encoding LCP family protein encodes MTTPPRSPRPPRPRRVPPRHGPARTGGPLRSRRQDERPRWGMRVATGLSVLVLGAGGIGHAVVTQLESGIGRVDPFRDMKNRPSGSRGMNLLLVGTDGRDSITADQKKKFRLGGAPCHCTDTLMLVHLSRDRRRASVVSLPRDSYAVVPAHTDRTTGKGHAAHPVKLNAAYAEGGPTLTVRTVEQLTGVKIDHYLEADFTSFMKTVDALGGVEICTVRPLKDTYTGLNLPAGTHALSGGEALQYVRSRHVDGAADLGRMQRQQKFVAAVIERATSKGVLLNPVKFQQVVSAMLGSVRADEGFGTEQMLELGSAMRGFTAASSEFASVPVGDPSFPVKGIGSTVKWDTARAAALFRTLREDKPLTSAKPAAAPAASKARVVDVAPQQIRVQVYNGTPHAGLGKKVDGALRATGFNTTEAPLDGTVRTLARTLITYDPRWDRSAKSLATALPGSELRAVAGQGATLRVTVGADWTTVVPVRAETVPRGTFHAVTGDEVVCP; translated from the coding sequence GTGACCACGCCGCCCCGGTCGCCCCGTCCACCGCGTCCCCGGCGCGTCCCGCCGCGGCACGGTCCGGCCAGGACCGGGGGGCCGCTGAGATCGCGTCGGCAGGACGAGCGGCCCCGCTGGGGGATGCGGGTGGCGACGGGGCTGTCGGTCCTCGTGCTGGGCGCGGGCGGCATCGGTCACGCCGTGGTCACCCAGCTGGAGTCCGGCATCGGCCGTGTGGACCCCTTCCGGGACATGAAGAACCGCCCGTCCGGGAGCCGTGGCATGAACCTGCTGCTCGTCGGCACGGACGGCCGCGACAGCATCACGGCGGACCAGAAGAAGAAGTTCCGGCTCGGCGGCGCCCCCTGCCACTGCACCGACACCCTGATGCTGGTGCACCTGTCCCGGGACCGGCGGCGCGCGAGCGTGGTCAGCCTGCCGCGCGACAGCTACGCCGTGGTCCCCGCGCACACCGACCGGACGACCGGCAAGGGGCACGCCGCCCACCCCGTGAAGCTGAACGCCGCCTACGCCGAGGGCGGTCCCACGCTGACCGTGCGCACGGTGGAGCAGCTGACCGGGGTCAAGATCGACCACTACCTGGAAGCGGACTTCACCAGCTTCATGAAGACGGTGGACGCGCTGGGCGGCGTGGAGATCTGTACGGTGCGGCCGCTGAAGGACACGTACACGGGTCTGAACCTCCCGGCGGGCACCCACGCGCTGAGCGGGGGCGAGGCTCTGCAGTACGTCCGCTCCCGGCACGTCGACGGGGCGGCCGACCTGGGGCGGATGCAGCGGCAGCAGAAGTTCGTCGCGGCGGTGATCGAGCGGGCGACCAGCAAGGGCGTGCTGCTGAACCCCGTGAAGTTCCAGCAGGTCGTCTCGGCGATGCTGGGGTCGGTACGGGCCGACGAGGGGTTCGGCACCGAGCAGATGCTGGAGCTGGGGTCGGCGATGCGCGGGTTCACCGCGGCTTCGTCGGAGTTCGCCTCCGTCCCGGTGGGCGACCCGAGTTTCCCGGTCAAGGGGATCGGGTCGACCGTGAAGTGGGACACCGCGCGGGCCGCCGCGCTCTTCCGGACGCTGCGCGAGGACAAGCCGCTCACCTCGGCGAAGCCGGCCGCCGCCCCGGCCGCGTCGAAGGCGAGGGTGGTGGACGTGGCGCCCCAGCAGATCCGGGTCCAGGTCTACAACGGGACCCCGCACGCCGGTCTCGGCAAGAAGGTGGACGGCGCCCTGCGCGCCACCGGGTTCAACACCACCGAGGCCCCCCTCGACGGCACGGTCCGCACCCTCGCGCGGACCCTGATCACCTACGACCCGCGCTGGGACCGGTCGGCGAAGTCGCTGGCCACGGCGTTGCCGGGCAGCGAGCTGCGGGCGGTGGCCGGCCAGGGCGCCACGCTGCGGGTGACGGTCGGCGCGGACTGGACGACGGTGGTGCCGGTGCGTGCGGAGACCGTGCCCCGGGGCACCTTCCACGCCGTCACGGGCGACGAGGTCGTCTGCCCCTGA